Proteins encoded by one window of Anaerolineales bacterium:
- a CDS encoding glycosyltransferase, whose protein sequence is MPRLVLVHDWLNQVGGAEDVLTELVSMYPNAPVYTSLYDRQRMPSAWREWTIKTLWMDRLPGIYAHHQRYLPLYPLAFGGLHLHDYEVILSNKSGFCHGVRGGKNTVHVCYCLAPTRYVWQFDAYVEREQLGKATRALLRPIIRALRRWDYAAAQRVTHFLAISTEIQERIQRYYGRSSTILFPPVDTERFASANAEGTGDYFLVVSRLIPYKRIDLAVEACSRLGVRLLVAGRGRDQERLAAMAGPTVEFLGYVPDADLPALMAGCKAFLFPGLEDFGITPVQANAAGRPVIAYRGGGTLDTVIPGETGAFFTETTVESLMGAIQHFIPSAYDSETCRTHARRFDRTVFREQLTAFMREKANLV, encoded by the coding sequence ATGCCCCGACTCGTCCTTGTCCATGATTGGTTGAATCAAGTTGGCGGTGCGGAAGATGTGCTGACCGAATTGGTGAGCATGTACCCCAACGCCCCGGTCTATACAAGCCTGTATGATCGGCAGCGAATGCCCTCTGCATGGCGCGAATGGACGATCAAAACGCTGTGGATGGATCGTCTCCCCGGCATCTATGCCCATCATCAACGGTATTTGCCGCTCTACCCACTGGCGTTTGGCGGCTTACACCTGCACGATTATGAAGTGATCCTCAGCAATAAGAGTGGGTTTTGTCATGGGGTGCGCGGCGGCAAAAATACGGTTCATGTGTGCTACTGTCTTGCCCCCACACGCTATGTCTGGCAGTTTGATGCCTATGTCGAACGGGAGCAGTTGGGGAAGGCGACGCGGGCGCTTTTGCGCCCCATCATCCGCGCCCTACGCCGTTGGGATTACGCGGCGGCGCAGCGGGTGACGCACTTCCTCGCCATTTCGACTGAGATTCAAGAGCGCATCCAGCGCTACTATGGGCGCTCCTCTACGATCCTTTTTCCGCCGGTGGATACGGAACGGTTCGCCAGCGCGAACGCCGAGGGAACGGGCGATTATTTCCTCGTCGTCTCTCGTCTGATTCCCTACAAACGCATCGATCTCGCTGTGGAGGCGTGCAGCCGTTTGGGGGTGCGCTTGTTGGTTGCTGGACGGGGGCGCGATCAGGAACGGTTGGCGGCAATGGCGGGACCAACAGTGGAATTTTTGGGCTATGTGCCGGATGCCGACCTTCCCGCGCTCATGGCGGGCTGCAAGGCGTTCCTCTTTCCCGGTTTGGAAGATTTTGGGATCACCCCTGTGCAGGCAAACGCCGCCGGACGCCCAGTGATCGCCTATCGCGGCGGCGGGACGTTGGATACGGTGATCCCCGGAGAAACGGGGGCGTTTTTCACTGAAACTACGGTTGAATCGCTCATGGGGGCGATTCAGCACTTCATCCCCTCCGCCTATGATTCCGAAACGTGCCGCACCCACGCCCGCCGTTTTGATCGCACTGTTTTTCGGGAGCAGTTGACGGCGTTTATGCGGGAAAAGGCGAATCTCGTTTGA
- a CDS encoding DUF2089 domain-containing protein encodes MHPVLGICPVCGETLAITRLHCRACDTTIEGHFYAGRLAQLSPEQLEFVEIFLVCEGKIKAVEERLGKSYPTIRKLLREVIGALGYDVSEEEPPPPAEEERKRVLDQLQKGEITYDDALALLRG; translated from the coding sequence ATGCATCCGGTCTTAGGCATTTGTCCAGTCTGTGGGGAGACGTTGGCAATCACCCGCCTTCATTGCCGGGCGTGTGACACAACCATTGAAGGGCATTTCTATGCTGGACGGTTGGCACAGCTTAGCCCTGAACAATTGGAGTTTGTTGAAATCTTCCTCGTCTGCGAAGGGAAGATCAAAGCGGTGGAAGAACGGTTGGGGAAATCGTATCCTACCATTCGCAAACTGCTGCGGGAAGTCATTGGGGCGCTTGGCTATGATGTCAGTGAGGAAGAACCCCCTCCCCCCGCCGAGGAAGAACGCAAGCGCGTTCTCGATCAACTTCAGAAGGGCGAGATCACCTATGACGATGCCTTAGCCCTTTTACGTGGCTAA
- a CDS encoding ribonuclease HII → MLIGERICGLDEAGRGPFAGPLLAAAVIFPVGYDFAEQFRKAILRDSKKLSQKQREALYTVIYEAALCVEVIEISVEAINAHGIGWANRTAFERLIGRVGVSLHPVDHYLVDGNLRLELPPPLKAKHINRIRADESIPAVAAASIVAKVTRDRIMTDLHQMHSLYGWDRNHGYGTKDHIAALRRYGATEHHRTQFIAKTLSAPLPGLKLS, encoded by the coding sequence ATGCTGATAGGTGAACGCATTTGCGGGCTGGACGAGGCGGGGCGGGGACCCTTTGCTGGACCACTGCTTGCCGCTGCCGTGATTTTTCCGGTGGGCTATGACTTTGCCGAACAGTTTCGCAAGGCAATCCTGCGCGATTCCAAAAAATTGAGCCAGAAACAGCGTGAGGCGCTCTACACCGTGATTTATGAGGCTGCCCTTTGTGTGGAGGTCATCGAAATCAGTGTGGAGGCGATCAACGCACATGGCATTGGGTGGGCAAATCGAACCGCTTTTGAGCGTCTTATTGGGCGCGTCGGGGTAAGCCTTCACCCCGTCGATCACTACCTTGTCGATGGAAATTTGCGCCTTGAACTCCCGCCACCATTGAAAGCAAAACACATCAACCGCATCCGCGCCGATGAATCTATCCCGGCTGTTGCCGCCGCGTCCATTGTGGCAAAGGTGACGCGGGATCGGATCATGACCGATCTTCATCAGATGCACAGCCTGTATGGGTGGGATCGCAATCACGGCTATGGGACAAAAGACCATATTGCCGCCTTGCGCCGTTATGGGGCGACAGAACACCACCGGACACAGTTCATCGCCAAGACGCTAAGCGCCCCTCTCCCCGGTTTAAAACTATCATGA
- a CDS encoding GNAT family N-acetyltransferase — MAASIVGEGRESSEFTGMRHVNLRRDLGAVAELIELCFGATMDEAGRAAVREMRMISQSGPLLWLLAGVDRMAGGLEQGFVYLDRGVLVGNVSVSKAALPRSMGKGHIVANVATHPDYRRQGIAETLMKASLELIGKLKGHYAILQVDAENGAARRLYERLGFSVKRTFIRWQRPNRFRPPLKLMEMPDITLRGRGDWQAEYAIAERVRPNERGGMGWLQPTLPEVFRPSLGNVLGRYLAGKGEEHWIIREPTGRGVAASLSCLTSFGGAAKLTLIVHPSYQGQYEAPLVNYALRRLEGYRAPINIEHPADDVVTTALLDDLGFERRQTWLQMRWEMPVQEGRYDDHR; from the coding sequence GTGGCAGCGTCTATCGTTGGTGAGGGAAGGGAAAGCAGCGAATTCACCGGGATGCGCCACGTCAATTTGCGGCGCGATCTCGGTGCGGTGGCAGAGTTGATCGAACTGTGTTTTGGGGCGACGATGGACGAGGCAGGGCGTGCTGCCGTCCGCGAAATGAGGATGATCAGTCAATCCGGTCCCCTTCTGTGGCTCTTGGCAGGCGTAGATCGGATGGCGGGGGGGTTGGAACAAGGCTTTGTCTACCTAGATCGTGGTGTGTTGGTCGGCAATGTCTCTGTTTCCAAAGCAGCCCTTCCCCGCAGCATGGGAAAGGGGCATATTGTGGCGAATGTTGCCACACACCCTGATTATCGCCGGCAGGGAATTGCTGAAACGCTTATGAAAGCCTCGCTTGAGCTTATCGGCAAACTGAAAGGGCATTACGCCATTCTTCAGGTGGATGCCGAAAACGGCGCTGCCCGAAGGCTTTACGAACGGCTTGGTTTCTCTGTCAAACGGACATTCATCCGCTGGCAGCGCCCAAATCGCTTTCGTCCCCCTCTTAAATTGATGGAGATGCCCGATATTACCCTTCGCGGGCGCGGGGATTGGCAAGCCGAGTATGCCATTGCAGAGCGTGTCCGTCCCAACGAGCGCGGCGGGATGGGCTGGTTACAACCAACCCTCCCAGAGGTGTTTCGCCCGTCGTTGGGAAATGTCTTGGGGCGTTATCTTGCCGGAAAGGGTGAGGAACACTGGATCATCCGTGAACCAACGGGGCGCGGTGTGGCTGCCTCCTTGTCTTGCCTAACATCCTTTGGCGGTGCGGCAAAATTGACTTTGATTGTCCATCCTAGCTATCAAGGACAGTACGAAGCACCGCTGGTGAACTATGCCCTCCGACGCCTAGAGGGATACCGCGCCCCAATTAACATCGAACATCCGGCGGATGACGTAGTGACCACCGCGCTCTTGGACGATCTTGGCTTTGAGCGCCGCCAAACATGGCTGCAAATGCGCTGGGAGATGCCTGTACAGGAAGGAAGATATGATGACCACCGCTGA
- a CDS encoding cation diffusion facilitator family transporter → MSAPPLVSLPDAERFRHVQRTLWLVLIANAGVAGAKIVIGVLTGTLAMVADGFHSTMDAASNLVGIAASRVAGRPPDADHPYGHRRFETLATLTIGGLLLVAAWEILTSALDRLLHGGKVEVSILNVAVMVITILVNLTVVLYETRQGKRLRSPVLLADASQTRVDIYISFSVIIGLAMTAFGFAWMDTVIALLIVVLIGRAAFVILKQTTGILTDRIALDPALIERVALSVPGVTSVTRARSRGPGDAVQADVEVRVDPSTTADRANALAEEIERRLRAENTGVIEVQVQFTPNRPEGKDHALAARAAADAMGLSIHEVTEILSAEGRILEMHVEVPPTLTLRQAHEKVSALEERVCADLPAIVRVVTHIEPAEMNAGSIMQSEMALILRDRALQIAQERYPTARFADAQVRAVMAGYALSVSCQLPGTMSVQEAHLIAEEMETHIRASLPELRRVTIHTEPDEQG, encoded by the coding sequence ATGAGTGCGCCGCCGCTCGTCTCTCTCCCCGACGCCGAACGGTTTCGTCATGTGCAGCGCACCCTTTGGTTGGTCTTGATTGCTAATGCGGGGGTTGCCGGCGCAAAGATCGTCATTGGCGTGCTGACGGGAACTCTGGCGATGGTTGCCGACGGTTTTCATTCCACGATGGACGCTGCCAGCAACCTTGTGGGGATTGCCGCCTCGCGGGTGGCGGGTCGTCCGCCCGATGCTGATCATCCCTACGGTCACCGCCGTTTTGAGACTCTCGCCACGCTGACCATTGGTGGACTGCTGCTTGTGGCGGCGTGGGAAATCCTCACCTCGGCGCTGGATCGCCTCTTGCATGGGGGTAAGGTGGAGGTGTCCATCCTGAATGTGGCGGTGATGGTGATTACCATTCTGGTGAATCTAACCGTTGTCCTATACGAGACAAGACAGGGAAAACGCCTCCGTTCGCCCGTCCTCTTGGCAGATGCATCGCAGACCCGTGTCGATATCTATATTTCCTTCTCGGTGATCATCGGTTTGGCAATGACAGCATTTGGCTTCGCTTGGATGGATACTGTGATCGCCTTGTTGATTGTCGTCCTCATTGGGCGGGCAGCGTTCGTGATCCTCAAACAAACCACCGGTATTCTTACAGATCGGATTGCCCTTGACCCCGCCCTGATCGAGCGCGTGGCGCTTTCTGTGCCGGGGGTGACAAGTGTCACACGGGCGCGGAGTCGTGGTCCCGGCGACGCCGTGCAAGCCGATGTCGAAGTGCGCGTTGATCCCTCTACGACAGCGGATCGGGCGAACGCCCTTGCCGAAGAAATTGAGCGCCGTCTCCGGGCAGAAAATACTGGTGTTATTGAGGTGCAAGTGCAGTTCACACCGAACCGCCCCGAAGGGAAAGATCATGCCTTAGCAGCGCGGGCGGCGGCGGATGCGATGGGATTATCGATTCACGAAGTGACCGAAATCCTCAGCGCCGAAGGGCGCATCCTTGAAATGCATGTCGAAGTTCCCCCTACCCTCACCCTCCGTCAGGCGCATGAGAAAGTGAGCGCCCTTGAGGAGCGCGTCTGCGCTGATCTGCCCGCTATCGTCCGCGTGGTGACGCACATCGAACCCGCCGAGATGAACGCCGGATCGATTATGCAAAGCGAGATGGCGCTTATTCTGCGAGATCGCGCCCTTCAGATTGCCCAAGAGCGCTACCCCACAGCCCGCTTTGCCGATGCCCAAGTGCGGGCGGTTATGGCAGGCTATGCGCTCAGTGTATCCTGCCAACTACCGGGGACGATGAGTGTCCAAGAGGCACATTTGATCGCTGAGGAAATGGAGACTCACATCCGCGCTTCGCTGCCGGAACTACGGCGGGTGACGATCCACACTGAGCCGGATGAACAGGGGTGA
- the queG gene encoding tRNA epoxyqueuosine(34) reductase QueG: protein MLPEVRSLIVVGFDYHALNIPKAILLDPSRGRIAAYAWGVDYHDVLTPRLESLAAWVADQIAPHHYKIYVDTGAILERSHAQQAGLGFIGKNTMLIHPRRGSYFFLGMILTDAPMDRYDAPHRETLCGTCNRCHTACPTDAFPKPYVLDARRCISYLTIEHKGEIDPALRPQMGNWIMGCDVCQDVCPFNRFAQPTNEPFFQPPSVERVAPLLLDVLALDARAFDRQYGKTPIARLGRDRFLRNACVAAGNWGDESAVPLLRGLLHDPNPLLPPHAQWALESIAQKRASVR, encoded by the coding sequence ATTCTGCCCGAAGTTCGCTCGCTCATCGTCGTCGGGTTCGATTATCACGCTCTCAATATCCCTAAGGCGATTCTGCTTGATCCTTCGCGAGGGCGGATCGCTGCTTATGCGTGGGGTGTTGATTACCACGATGTACTCACCCCTCGCCTTGAGTCCCTTGCCGCATGGGTAGCCGATCAAATTGCCCCCCACCATTACAAAATCTATGTCGATACAGGGGCAATCCTCGAACGAAGTCACGCTCAGCAGGCGGGTCTTGGCTTTATTGGCAAAAACACAATGCTGATTCACCCTCGGCGGGGGAGCTACTTCTTTCTCGGTATGATCCTGACCGATGCCCCAATGGATCGCTATGATGCGCCCCATCGTGAAACGCTGTGCGGCACATGCAACCGCTGCCACACTGCCTGCCCAACGGATGCTTTCCCCAAACCGTATGTTCTTGATGCCCGCCGCTGCATCAGCTACCTCACCATTGAGCATAAGGGCGAGATCGACCCCGCCTTACGCCCGCAGATGGGAAACTGGATCATGGGCTGCGATGTCTGTCAGGACGTGTGTCCCTTCAACCGTTTTGCCCAGCCTACGAACGAGCCTTTTTTTCAACCGCCCTCGGTAGAGCGCGTTGCCCCGCTTTTGCTGGATGTTTTGGCGTTAGATGCGCGTGCCTTTGACAGGCAGTATGGGAAAACCCCTATTGCCCGCCTCGGGCGGGATCGGTTTCTTCGTAATGCGTGCGTGGCGGCGGGCAACTGGGGCGATGAATCTGCCGTCCCTCTCCTACGAGGCTTGCTCCACGATCCCAACCCTCTTTTGCCCCCACATGCGCAATGGGCATTGGAAAGCATTGCCCAAAAGAGAGCGTCTGTGAGATAG
- a CDS encoding redoxin domain-containing protein translates to MTISDLIQPNIDAPEITLSTITGEQLPLATFKGQKKLLIFFMRSFNCPSCRLFVRKMGEAVAAFQGLGVQLIVIGPGSRQEAERLVRSLSIAPEIIVLHDSSGDAYDAFSLNKAILSLVQKSGLFLVDEAGIIQKAIITRVAPRWESGEALEDMKRELSAVT, encoded by the coding sequence ATGACCATCAGCGATCTGATCCAACCAAATATTGACGCTCCAGAAATCACGCTTTCTACCATTACAGGGGAACAACTGCCCCTAGCAACCTTCAAAGGGCAGAAAAAACTGCTCATCTTTTTTATGCGGTCGTTCAACTGCCCTTCCTGCCGCTTGTTTGTGCGGAAGATGGGCGAAGCCGTAGCTGCCTTTCAGGGGTTGGGTGTCCAATTGATCGTGATCGGACCTGGCTCACGTCAGGAGGCGGAGCGCCTTGTCCGCTCCCTAAGTATCGCCCCGGAGATTATTGTTCTTCACGATAGCAGCGGTGATGCCTATGATGCCTTCTCACTGAATAAGGCGATTCTCTCCCTCGTCCAAAAAAGCGGGTTGTTCCTTGTTGACGAAGCGGGGATCATCCAAAAGGCGATTATTACGCGGGTTGCCCCCCGTTGGGAATCGGGTGAGGCGTTGGAAGACATGAAGCGCGAACTCTCTGCGGTGACGTAG
- a CDS encoding prolipoprotein diacylglyceryl transferase produces the protein MPPFTRLDALAWMIIGGVVGGRVGHVLLNWNYFESHPGERLALDGIDWHMALVAAFFVGAFWAGRRRIDLSALLEPLMPVFLLIILIGWAGCLSGFCAYGMEVRSLADLPSFFTAETPDVFGIIAPRLNIPAMGIALTLSGGALYGGLRLLKVGRGLRVWIPLALIAFGLTGLEMFRGDVVPLWWGVRADAALSLGLALSASLCALRRATTPTRIPQQ, from the coding sequence ATGCCTCCCTTTACGCGCCTTGATGCGTTGGCTTGGATGATCATCGGCGGGGTGGTCGGGGGGCGTGTCGGGCATGTGCTGCTCAATTGGAATTATTTTGAGTCACACCCAGGGGAACGCCTTGCTCTCGATGGAATCGATTGGCATATGGCGCTGGTGGCGGCATTTTTCGTTGGGGCGTTTTGGGCGGGGCGGCGGCGCATCGATTTATCTGCCTTGCTTGAACCCCTGATGCCCGTCTTTTTGCTCATCATTCTGATCGGTTGGGCGGGGTGTCTTTCCGGCTTTTGTGCCTACGGTATGGAGGTGCGCTCCCTTGCTGATCTGCCATCGTTCTTCACCGCAGAAACCCCCGATGTGTTCGGGATCATCGCCCCCCGTTTGAATATTCCGGCGATGGGCATTGCCCTGACCCTAAGCGGGGGGGCGCTCTACGGCGGGTTACGGCTGCTAAAGGTGGGGCGGGGGCTGCGGGTGTGGATACCCCTTGCCCTCATCGCCTTCGGTTTAACCGGACTAGAGATGTTCCGAGGGGACGTTGTTCCCCTGTGGTGGGGCGTCCGTGCCGATGCCGCGCTTAGTTTAGGGCTGGCATTGTCCGCCTCGCTCTGTGCGCTGAGACGCGCCACAACCCCGACGCGAATCCCACAACAGTAG
- a CDS encoding bifunctional 5,10-methylenetetrahydrofolate dehydrogenase/5,10-methenyltetrahydrofolate cyclohydrolase encodes MPATIIDGKAIAARLREQIKTRTDALYAARGIRPGLAAVLVGDNPASHTYVSMKRRACAEVGIDSIGIDLPKDASQAQVEDAVRGLNERADIHGILVQLPLPNHIDEEAVLAAVGLAKDVDGFHPMNIGRLAQKGREPLFVPATPAGVIRLLEVTGVPFSGANAVVLGRSNIVGMPVALLLTGRDCTVTICHSRTRDLPTVTRTADILVAAVGRPGMVKGSWIKPGAVVIDVGTTSVPDPTRKSGSRIAGDVDYEEALSVAGAITPVPGGVGPMTIALLLENTLKAAERV; translated from the coding sequence ATGCCTGCCACAATCATTGACGGAAAAGCCATTGCCGCCCGCCTTCGGGAGCAGATTAAAACGCGCACGGATGCGCTCTATGCCGCACGCGGGATTCGCCCCGGTCTTGCCGCCGTCCTCGTTGGGGATAACCCTGCCTCGCACACCTATGTCAGTATGAAGCGGCGAGCGTGTGCCGAGGTGGGAATCGATTCCATTGGCATTGACCTACCGAAAGATGCCAGCCAAGCCCAAGTGGAAGATGCCGTGCGCGGCTTGAACGAACGCGCCGACATTCACGGGATACTCGTCCAACTACCACTCCCTAATCATATTGATGAGGAAGCTGTTCTTGCCGCTGTAGGGCTGGCAAAAGATGTGGATGGTTTTCATCCGATGAACATCGGACGTTTGGCGCAAAAAGGACGTGAGCCGCTCTTTGTTCCCGCCACACCCGCTGGTGTGATCCGCCTTTTGGAAGTGACGGGAGTTCCCTTCAGCGGGGCGAATGCGGTTGTTTTAGGGCGCTCAAACATCGTCGGAATGCCCGTTGCACTGCTGCTGACGGGGCGTGATTGTACGGTCACTATCTGCCACAGCCGCACCCGCGATCTGCCCACTGTAACACGCACGGCAGATATTTTGGTGGCGGCGGTGGGGCGTCCGGGGATGGTCAAGGGCAGTTGGATCAAACCCGGCGCGGTAGTCATTGACGTGGGGACAACCAGCGTCCCCGATCCTACCCGAAAAAGCGGATCGCGTATTGCCGGCGATGTCGATTATGAGGAAGCACTTTCTGTGGCGGGGGCGATCACGCCCGTGCCGGGGGGCGTCGGACCGATGACGATTGCCTTATTGCTAGAGAACACCTTGAAGGCGGCAGAACGAGTCTGA
- a CDS encoding glycosyltransferase family 4 protein: protein MKIVLLSDRIPPEHAGGGERVAWTLAGGLRDAGESVHVIAATQGAAFRAEREGIPTYHLHSAYPARWQAWRMVRNPLILRPLRKLLHEIQPDVLNAHVIHNHLSYAALTLAAEMGIPVVFTAHDVMPFAYGKLTHFVTPDVCAERPLTPKAYRLPPLYNLRRMRGRYNPLRTRRVRRILERDVQARIAVSKAMSSALAVNGFPPFEVVYSGIDPAAFTPDPARVEGLRAQFGLGGRRVILFGGRLSREKGVAPLLAALDIVAARVPNVTLLVLSNAPLPAVAPTLKAHLLRGGWLGGADLAAGYGMADVTVMPSICFESAGMMALESMAAGTPVVGSCFGGVPEIVGDGETGFTVNPLRVDDLAGALIRLLIDDDLRAQMGAAGQQRVAEQFLLKDMVHAIQNVFARVVGTNTRTSR from the coding sequence ATGAAGATTGTCCTTCTGAGTGATCGTATTCCCCCCGAACACGCCGGCGGCGGCGAGCGCGTGGCGTGGACTCTGGCGGGTGGGCTGCGCGATGCAGGTGAATCGGTTCATGTAATCGCGGCGACACAAGGGGCGGCTTTTCGGGCTGAACGAGAGGGAATTCCCACCTATCACCTCCATTCGGCTTACCCCGCACGTTGGCAGGCATGGCGGATGGTGCGTAATCCCCTGATTCTTCGCCCATTGCGAAAGCTTCTCCACGAGATTCAGCCCGATGTGCTGAATGCCCATGTGATCCACAATCATCTTTCCTATGCAGCGTTGACCCTCGCCGCCGAGATGGGTATCCCTGTCGTCTTTACCGCCCATGATGTGATGCCCTTTGCCTATGGCAAGCTCACCCATTTTGTGACGCCCGACGTATGCGCCGAACGCCCGCTAACCCCAAAGGCGTACCGTTTGCCGCCTCTCTACAATCTGCGGCGAATGCGCGGACGCTATAACCCTTTACGAACAAGGCGTGTCCGGCGGATTTTAGAGCGCGACGTGCAAGCGCGAATTGCCGTTAGCAAGGCGATGAGCAGCGCGTTGGCAGTCAATGGGTTTCCTCCCTTTGAAGTCGTTTACAGCGGGATTGATCCGGCAGCATTCACCCCCGACCCGGCACGGGTGGAGGGGCTGCGGGCGCAGTTCGGCTTGGGGGGGCGGCGTGTGATCCTCTTTGGCGGGCGGTTAAGCCGTGAAAAAGGAGTCGCTCCCCTTCTCGCCGCGCTAGACATTGTGGCGGCACGTGTCCCGAATGTCACCTTGCTTGTCCTCTCCAATGCGCCGCTGCCCGCTGTTGCGCCGACCCTGAAGGCGCACCTGTTAAGGGGCGGATGGTTGGGCGGGGCGGATTTAGCCGCCGGCTACGGCATGGCGGATGTCACGGTAATGCCTTCCATTTGTTTCGAGAGTGCGGGGATGATGGCGTTGGAGAGCATGGCAGCGGGGACGCCCGTTGTCGGCTCCTGTTTTGGCGGTGTGCCGGAAATCGTGGGGGATGGCGAGACGGGCTTCACGGTAAATCCGCTTCGCGTAGATGATTTGGCAGGGGCGCTCATCCGCCTGCTGATAGACGATGATCTTCGGGCGCAGATGGGCGCAGCGGGGCAGCAGCGGGTGGCAGAGCAGTTTCTGCTGAAGGATATGGTACACGCCATACAAAACGTCTTTGCAAGAGTCGTGGGGACAAACACCCGAACGTCACGCTAA
- a CDS encoding class I SAM-dependent methyltransferase, with product MALSLEKQDHYRELYRARTPGWRPATERYETVIRDHLRPGLRVLDVGCGRGGVLEQLGELVDYPVGVDPDLASLREHRLATLPRAAALSDALPFAPESFDMILASWVLEHLDDPLRTLNTIRRTLTPGGLFIFLTPNARSLVALLNRLFRPFQTILVPRLYGRAEADTFPVRYRANTKSALQHWAGRAGLQCERLFFIADPSYLAFTPFLYRVSHALAQFTPPVHIVGVFRREAA from the coding sequence ATGGCACTTTCTCTTGAAAAGCAAGACCATTACCGCGAATTGTACCGCGCCCGCACTCCCGGTTGGCGACCCGCCACCGAACGTTATGAAACGGTTATCCGCGATCATCTCCGTCCGGGGCTGCGCGTTTTGGATGTTGGCTGCGGGCGTGGGGGCGTCTTGGAGCAGCTTGGTGAGCTTGTCGATTATCCAGTGGGGGTTGACCCTGACCTTGCCAGCCTACGGGAACACCGTCTTGCGACATTGCCGCGTGCTGCCGCCCTTAGTGATGCCCTTCCCTTTGCTCCAGAAAGTTTTGATATGATTCTCGCCAGTTGGGTGCTTGAACATCTTGACGATCCCTTGCGCACCTTGAACACCATTCGCCGGACGCTTACCCCCGGCGGCTTGTTCATCTTCCTAACCCCCAATGCCCGCAGCCTTGTAGCGCTCTTGAATCGCCTGTTTCGCCCGTTCCAAACCATCCTCGTTCCACGTCTCTATGGGCGGGCAGAGGCAGACACCTTCCCCGTCCGGTATCGGGCAAACACTAAAAGCGCTCTCCAGCATTGGGCGGGGCGGGCGGGCTTGCAGTGTGAACGTCTTTTCTTCATTGCCGACCCATCCTACCTTGCCTTCACACCGTTTCTCTATCGGGTGAGCCACGCCCTCGCCCAGTTTACCCCACCTGTTCATATCGTCGGCGTGTTCCGGCGGGAGGCAGCCTGA